One Parasteatoda tepidariorum isolate YZ-2023 chromosome 1, CAS_Ptep_4.0, whole genome shotgun sequence genomic window, GTGAATGATTTTGGCAGTGACAAGGCCTCAATATTTTTGGCAGAAAATAATTGAAGGAAAGATTCAGAGAAAAACTGTACTTACACATCCACCGGCTAAGATTTCACCCCAGAGTGGGATCTCCCCTTTTGAATTTGTGAACTTATCCCGCACCAAGTCATTCATctattaccaaataaataagtatatatattacttataaGAATTTGTTACAATCACTATTTAACATCAACTGATGAATTCTCTTTATACCGTTAATTTAATAGCTTTCTCGGGACAAACACCCACGAGTTGGGGTATCAACCCCCTGTACAGTCCAGTGAAACCTTCGTGCCGGATGACTTTCTTCGCACAGTCGAAGCTGTTTCTGTACATCAACTCCCCAATGTAGGAACCTGTTCTTTGATTTTGCATCCTAGTTTTTACTAAATCTATGGGATAAACAACGGTTGCACCAGCAGctataaaaaaggaaaggaacatttaggaaaataatgaaacatgtattgcaaagtttttataaaatgaaataagcatGGAATGTTTAATACAATTCATGaaggtaaaaaagtaaaaataaataagaacaaacaATTTGTAACAGTAACAGTTTAAATtgtaatagtatatttttatttatttttttttaatcatactaaGCACTTCAGtaaatcttaatttagaaatcaagCATTCTATCCTTCCTAAGTCTACAACTTGAATTTcgttaaaagcttaaaaaatttgtaagtttacTTCACATTCAAATTACACAGtccataatttatattttaatttaaaacctttcTCAACTTTACTAAAATAGTAGCCATATAAAACCTAATTATCCacgagaatttttcaaatttatttctaacaaataCCTTTGgtaaaaagtctttttaaaaaaatcttctgaatttaaatacagaaattattaaattggaaatcgattgtatttaaatatgaatattgttGTTCAAATATACTTGAAAACTTAAGATGTAAATACTTTCATATAAATTACAGAATACTTTATACACAGCTCAAATATAAATAGATGCTTtgtaaatcaataaaacaaCTGAAATGTACATAGAAATGATAAGAGAAGTTTGTTTCAAATGAATACTTGttcaattttacattaaaataaaagagcttAATAGAAGCTGAAGATAAGGTGTAAAGATGTTTATGGTTACGTATTTCTTTAGTTTCaattgtatagaaaaaatataagataaagaACTGCTACAGCTATAAAAAGTTGtgtatttaatctaaaatgagtatgttgaatattttactttaaagagcacctttaaaaaaaacacaatggTCAAAATACAAGGTGTCCACAAAATGACTAAcccattttaaacataaatacacTGATGTGCCAAAACATTATGATCACCCCCACATTTTACAATGAACAATTCTAGATGACACGGAGGGCATGTTAAAACATTAGAATGGTATTTGGACTGACTGGAGAAGGTAAGGAGTCATACTTGCATTTAAGTTTACAAGTGATGGGATAGattaataatttgagtaaattatttGATAGAGGGGAGATCATGATGGCCCGAAGACTCGGAAAAAGTATGTCTAAAACTGCAAAACTGGTAGATTCGAGAAAAAAAGTAgtcagctaaaaaaaaattttttttttattagcaacaAAACAAATGTGTAGataaattagtttgttttttttatgttaagacGTTTATGTTATCAAAGTTTgcataattattactatataaagttgctatattattaattttaaacacaattttttttctgaaaaaggaaaagtttCTTACCACCAGCAATAGAGCCCAATGTAAACCTATAAGCACTTTCTAATATTTGAATGCCTATACCTCGCTCAGCTggactctaaaaataaaacaaatattgatattttaaaaaattaaaaaaaagtttcggaCAATTCAGAATACATTcatttacaacaaaataatatgttttttgtgcaccaaaaaagaaactgtttgattaaagcaaaacttaagaatatatttttcaaactttgaaatcctttcatgaaaattattctaaaatattttacttatgttattatgaaaagacaaaaaaaaatttgattttcaatttttttttcaaaaacaatcttCAATTCACAAATCACAGGAAAgcttaaaagttaatattctctgtagtttttgaactttgatgCAAATGCTAAAATGTTAATCATTATTACTGTTAATTTGGCAAAAAGATATATGTAGTTGTACTCAACaaatacatacctgccaacttttgatCCGTTCCATTATgttttttcccagtggtagaaaaattgaattaaaatttcaattgcaagcaaaaaaaatatgttatattttaaaatgcttcagCTGACAACCTTgacagtaacgcatattaatctatatgcttaattttttttaagaatagtggtgatcaaaatcatttaaaaaataagtttataaaagaaaaaacagtatatatttactaccactttaaatataaaaataaaattttacgccaagtgcgtaaaagttggcaagCACGCAAATAATATAGTACAGTACAAAACCGGTTATCCAGAAATCAgtaaaccggaaaaccaaaaagccagaacgaaattcaataaattttcccgccactttttttttttaaatgtttttttcctcataagattttaggatttctctttttttttttgaaggatatttaccttaccatcattttggaaataatcattagtgtattacttcgttttttcaagattatttccaaatattttttttttagttaggtttaacaataaaaaaaaaaaacggctctttgcagcgattcagaaaaccggaaaaatcagttatccggaatagcgatggtccccattgttccggataatcggttccctactgtaccatttttatattcattaataatacaTCTTTTCAACCACAAAACTGCGTTGTACACAAtagatcaaattatataaaaacatcaacaacaaaaaataattttaacacgtATCTATTATGTATAACTTAATATATATGAACACAGTATCCAAATATCGGTAGATACATCAAATCAGAAATTCGTAGAACATATTATTGTACATTAgatcaaagacttttttttttcaatttaaaaacttgtaaagactaatactttttaaatctataaaagggttgctgaaatttaaatcagttgATTTAGTTCAAgggagttgttttttttttgtttttgtttttacgaaaaatcattgatttaaatcactttaCAAACTCAACTAGTCGAAAATTAGTTACTcagcttcaaaaaaaatttttaatgcaaattaaaaataagaatttcttagcatattcttttaaattaacgtTACTATAAATctgagaataaattaaaaacatttcagaatATCTTCCCCCTGTGAGCAGAagagatttatatatttatattcattactaAAACTGAGAATCCAACCACTATCATTTGAGATGAGGAGGGGAGAAACTGGGTACAGaaagatgaaatattaataCAGGGTTCATTCTAGATAGTGTTTGCAGGAAGGGTTGCCCTTTagtcctttaaataaaaatcttctgCCCTGCATGtcctttaaacttaaatatgcgaacatataaaaaaaaaggtttattcttctttaataaacatatcaaaaatataacaatgaaaaaaggtttattcattttgtaattccCCACATAATACTCCGATTGTATTTTCGGaagtaattaatcatttttcagCCATTTACCTGCCGTTTTTCAAATTCCGATATATTTAATACACAATTATGACAAgcgaattttgaattaaagataTAAGTTGTTCGAAACGTTTGATTTAAGAagatttcattgatttttccaTTGCTTGATGATAgttttttggcatttttcaCAAGGTGTTACAAACTCTAATACCTTCAATATGTTATTGCGACGTgcaaatttcgaatttgagtaaGCACATTTAAATCTGTAACTCAGCATTTTACAACTAATTTTCGTAACTATTATGGAAATTACATAGTAATAGGAGGGCATGTAACTCTGTctacatatttagaaaaattttacagaatcaAAATATGTGCAATTAAATGAATTGatacaataaaacataataattatagcaatcagttttttttaattgctttttcaaagcaaaatttattcttattcaaaacGTATGATTCTACAGGtgcttcattaataaaaaataattaagcagagattattacattaaaaatctttgaaaacagaaaaatattataaaaattaataaaataaattatcaaaaaaatgaatggataaaaaaaattttatctctcaaaaaaaattttaaaaaaagatctttacATCAACTAATAAggaatgaagaatttttttgatcaagcataaaaaaatagccTTCCAAATTTCAACGAAATTTAAACTGATAGTAaaagaaaacagtaaaaaatacatatatcttgcttattttaaatacattcaaatttcttacttttactGCTTTCATTTCTGCTAAAGGCctagataaaaatttagttgGTCTATGTGGAGCTATAAGTTCTATATCATCATATGTTACTCTCCTAcaagaaagaaatagaaaatacaaCATGTTAGGAAATTGCAGTTCTGTGAACTTGACAAAGATaatatcttaaacatttttaaccaatttatgcatacattttacattgttaataacaattttaaagaattctctCTCAGTTAAATTAAGCTATTCtacaaaaatttctattctgTGTTAAAACTCAGtcaaaaaatggatattttttaaatatcaacaaagctaaatattttaacttgtataAGTttccacaattttaaattttcttaaatgtttcacaaaaaaacttcattaaattttaacacattttaccaccctttttttaaactatttttagtttcatacaaatttaatcttaacataaaaaattgcacattttaattattttctaatttaaaaatattataaaggttttaaatgttatttcctCATATTATCATGAACCAAATTGTAAAATGCAAaagagggagagagagagagaaacaaaTTTAGCACATTTAGCCATTCTAAAacactttcaaattatttgttacattatctgctatatttcatattattaagttatattaccttgtaaaattttattaaaaagcaaacaaaaaacaaaatttaatatagcatgaaatttttcaatatgtcCTTAGTTTTGGGGAAAAAGTTCAATTAGAAACcaaatctaatttttgatttcaagaaaaacaaaatttaagattaaataactcataaaacacacattttatgcaaacatacaaaaaataactaacaataaattaaacaacttttaaaatataaaatttagaacttaatttgatcaaaattgcaatttaaaaaagcttttgttataaataacaatCACTTGTGAGGAATTTTGGCTAATCTCACTAGAAATTAAgactataaataagttttactttaaatgcttAAACTATATTAGAAATctgaatcaataaatataatgcatgaaaagaaagcaaaagaattatatttcaagtgCTGAAAGAGAATTTTGAAACCTACCCTGTGTCAGCATGCATAAATCCAGCCAATTGGAATAAAACATCTACTTCTAGGGGTGTTATTTGGGACATTTGCTGAGCAGCATATAGAAATTCCTCTGCAATAAGAAAATGAGCATCctgtgaatttaaaattaaagacgCAGTATAAATAGGATGATAGAATCTTTCAAGGTCTCGCTATTTTTGAGCAAACCCCCAAAAAGTTGTGTGATTCTTCCCAAAAGGTGCCTCGTGAGTTATGATGGTGATCTCATTCCAAAGTGCTCATAATCAAGAGCTCATATTCCTTGTTCAAACAACACATGGCAAAATGTATGGTCATCAAATTTTCTGCAGTTGGCTCTTGATAAGCTAAGTGCTGCACCAAAACATCCTAGAATTATGATGAATgagccacagaaaaaaaattgtgatagaaaattcataaacattgattaaaactaaatttttaaatctttttaacaatttaaaaaatatatataatttaaggtagaaaaaaaaacagttcctACCCATTTGTATTCATAGGAATTTCCATTCATACATAAAAAGAATACTAAAATAACACAGAAATTAATGCAGATTTGATACAATTTTTCACATGCAacgaaaacaattttcataagaATTTCACATTTTCTAATAAACAGCGCCTTTATATATTGCaatgaaattaatgtaatagtttatattaaacatgaaaataatcatttaagaGTGATTATTTATACTCTACTCTTTGAAATCGAGATTTGAAATTACAAGCATCATTATCCTCTTcatataaaaaagcaaaagaaaaataaataaaccccTAATTATTCAAACATTGGTTAACTGAGATCTACAACTAAACACATTGGAAAAtactgcaatattttattgtaatgtaCTTAGTGAAATATAAACCAAATCATTGATGGAAGTCTCAATCTatgtaataaatcaaaaatacattttaaaataagcattgacACAAATGATATGTGCTCAGATATTTTGCTGCTACAATAAAATAGCTTGAAATGGTTAAACTAAGGTTCATCTTTGGCACGGTTCAGCATATTCATTCCAAGGCTGATAATGCATGTTTTGACCATCAAGACTGAAACATGGTTCAACAAATTTATGGTTAGAGTAATCCTTTTCAATGGGGACTCTGGTTCTCTTCAGTAACTAATAAATGTTGAGCATggcattataataattagtgatAACTGtgaattgaaataatatctAATACTAACCTTTTGTAACCTCTACATTAGTGTTGTTTTTAGTGAAGTtaagataaacttttttaactaactCCATGTTGTTCAAGAGGGTGTTGAATGCCATGAAATATGGAAATGAAACTTGATGACCAGCAGTACCTCCAGCAGCCtacaaggaaaatttttttaaatatttcatgaaatactaAAACAGCATACCCACATACACCTGCTGTCTAAAAAAATAGACACAACATTGGATTGTTATACCccaataaatttttgcaagacacggttgaaaatattttgggcCTAAGAAACTAATTCTTCCACACAATAATGTCTGCACACAAATATTGTCAGTCTGAATCCCACAGACCtacgaaaatataattttgaaagcttcacattttaaaaaaattgtttttcaatttttagatttctaGTGCTGTAACTGTCGAAagagtagttaaaaaaaaaacatgaattcatGATGGGATAGGCACAATGGTGAtcactcaaatttttattttattagaaaaatataaatttagttgtaTTTGCCAACAAACTTCTTTAGTTTCATATCTTTGGAATTTACCTCTGAAACTTTTTTGGGTCCCAAGAAATTGCACCATGCTCTAagaaatttcatcataaaacCTACTATAATATAGTGCATAAGCCCCACAAACAATTTGCGGGTTCTACCTCTCTAAATTTAACGCACCCCTAGAAACTTCAGTCATCTATCTCCTGAATCCAGTGGACATAAGAAAATAGGAAGGTAGATAGCAATTTCGCTTAAGGTCAAGAAAACAGCAAGATCAAAAGCTGTTCACTCAGGTCCCtagatttttagattaaattaatcattttaattaatgacgctatttcatttaaacttacaaaaaatatgccCTCATTTTCGTAAAGACACTGATCAAATATCccagttaaaattataacttagtAATACAATAGAACCCCAATAGGTCAATTCTCCTGAGGCAATTCATTGTGAAGGATGGATAAGGGGAAATTACGAATAtatgttaatagaaaatataaaaaatcatgaaaatcaattaagtaatagtaaattaataaattaacaataagcataaaaacttttaattgaaaaaagttatgcagttattgcaaaaatatttacaatgcaaaaaatagttgaataaacacattgatttatttaaaatatttagaaatattttggtttgaacactatctttttttctcagtacaaacaacaaatttctgaaattcgtaacatattacttttcattttctgtAAATGTGTGTGAATACTGAAAGGTCTTCGTAGTTTAAAGCCTTCTACAAATGTTGGCACTGGTTCTGGTTTGGCAGTCTTCATGGTATCACTTTGCTCTTCTTCAGTTCCTGAAACCATTTTCTTAAACCAGCATCACACAAGTTTCACCATTTTCATCAACTGGTGCGTAGACATCAAATCTAATGTTTGAGGCATGTTCTCCCAAACTATAAATGTAACAGTTGTCCTCATTCTGTCTGAGTGCTTAATCATAGATAATGTTGGCAGATAAATAATTTACCATAAACCATAATGATGAaacattttctgttttcaaCTCAGCTACCACCTTTTTTCTGGATTCATCtttcacctttattttccattttttcattGGAACTTTACCTTTTCCGTTTCAAATCACTTTGATTTTCTCCATTCGCATTTAGCAAATCTTGAGAATGAGTGTGTATTTGTGAGCAACATGTTGACTCTTATTACCATCTTTATactttttgaagcaaataaagtttatataatCAGGTAAACATTGCAGCTTCAGTTTCTTAATAAttcaactaattaatttaattcatttaatccatttaataattcatttattaaactcagtcaataataaaaagagcaagagaaaaaataaataaaaaactcctACTAACTGCAACTAAGTTCCTGCGCACATCTTCACTGAGTAAGTGACTTTTTACTGACACCATGATATTACTGAAGTCCATGGCTGATATCAGACCTTTCTTATTCTTGTCATATGTTCGAAAAGCCTGAATAGCATGCTCTTCGTGGAAATCCTATAAAAAAGGTAACTAAATACaagtttacaaatataattattagtaaaactgaattattttaaatttaatttaattttacgcaTGCATTTCAATAGTATCggaatattttatgcataaaaaataagtaaatgatacatcaaatataattatttccaatTGTCACTTATTCTATCTCTATACTTCTTACTTTCCTAACTGAAAATGATTAATGGATGTTTTCTTTAGCCAAGTGATTGCAGATACAAATATGGAAGAAGTACAacataaatgtacaaaaaagcATCATTCAAGTCATCTgcactttacaattaaaaaattaataaaaaataatataatgtaattaatgagtaattaatttctacatttataatataatataattaatgagtaattaatttctacatttataatataatgtaattaatttctaCATTTTGCAAACAGTTGTTTTAAGGGTAATGTAGatgatttattcaaaagaaaattcgaTTCTTGAAACATCAGAATTTCAATATATTACACAGcatccattttaatttaaaagaactatcttaatttgttaaatactGATATACATAGATGTACAGGGCAGACAATTATCTAGAAATATATACCTTCACTTAATTATAATCAGCAAGTGATGTTGcattttatttgtagaaaataatgTGATTCAAAATTGTGATTCAAAAAACCTTTGaaagtaagaataaaatataaagttttctaaaaccaatttcaaaaccaaataaaatgaaaatgaacatACGTGAAGTAACTGAGTGAATTCATTGTAGCTGAGTTCCCTGTTTTTGTCAGCACCAAAATGTAACTTAAGAAATTCACTTGCAAAATTAAAAGGTATTTTCTCATGAAGTGTTGTGTGCTTGATAATCTCTTCAAACTCATCTGAAACATAAAAGCAGTTTCAAAacatcagcaaaaaaaaattcaataagttACAGATCAATACATTCTGTGAAATATGAagcaaattataatatatatgatccaaaatgagtattaaaaagcagtctaattattcaaatttatattcagagaggtagcttttatttttattttaatggcatTTATATTCAATAGGCAAaacattcaaacaaaaattgataaaaaaaaaagcaggagAAACCTAAAAAGGCATTGATTGAGAATGAGTTAAAACTAGTTTTCAAGTCTAAGATTATTTGGTAGGTCAAATTTTGTGATCACCACTCAATcctattttcctttaaataagttatttagatttccttcaaataaaaatttactactgCACTTTATTATTATcctcatttattattatgttactgatttttattattactaggAATTAAAaggacgcccggtggctgagcggtagcgcttcgcgttgtcgtgccacaggtccctggtttgATCCTCGGGCCGGGTAAGGTTGACTcaacctttcatcccttcagtgggtcgataaatgagtaccaagcatgcttgggaactaaacactgggggttccgcgttcagctgaccacctgaccggaacatctgctcctgcaccccagagcccaaggtcaagaaaactgagatgggcacagtaggccttggccctgtCTGATAtatccttataaatattaatgtgataaaaatgtcttattcataataaaaaaatttaataacaattttataattattaaactgttatgataagataattaattaacataataagTAGATCAGTTAGATTTACCTTTTGATACATTTCATGCATAGCTGAATCTATTCAACACATGCTGAGAcaagataaatatttagaatagcaaaatatttgagATAATCATTTAACAGTACAATTACCGAAAATCTTCttgataaaaaacaacaaacttTAATACTACAAAAAGTTTGCTTGTGATTACTGTTTAATTTGGAGAAGAGAATCTGAATCATGAAAAGACTAGATCAGGTAGCAGACAAAGTActcaacataaaatttaagataccTTCTGGGACTTCAAATTGCATCACACAATTGATGCAATTAGAATATGAATTCAAGGGGTATCCCCACTAACTCTTAAAGCTGATGTAAAAACCAAAACAGAAGAATGTTAGTACACGAGTGCCGtttattttgtgtatatatCTCTTTCCgatatgttcaaaataaatatataatttgaacaacattttgtcattttaaaaaatcagagaaTGCTCTCAACAATTATTGATCTTATCAGGAATCCTATCCTTTGGCAGAGATtcctgagaaaaaatatattttatgatatattttggaATTGGATCAACAAAAATACCTATATATCTATTGTCAATTATGTTAATGAG contains:
- the LOC107457320 gene encoding calcium-binding mitochondrial carrier protein Aralar1 isoform X1; translated protein: MFTSVHRLVQNCFACLETMASTTSDVFADEKAGMLKQLLFDYVFTRASCQLEGSQYTRRADPEKLQEIFEKYASVKKGDDYFMTPDDFVRRFLGIYEEQNFNPKTVHLLGSILDTSKDGLISFLEFQAFEAVLCRPDALYITAFQLFDTNGSGSITLDEFEEIIKHTTLHEKIPFNFASEFLKLHFGADKNRELSYNEFTQLLHDFHEEHAIQAFRTYDKNKKGLISAMDFSNIMVSVKSHLLSEDVRRNLVAAAGGTAGHQVSFPYFMAFNTLLNNMELVKKVYLNFTKNNTNVEVTKEEFLYAAQQMSQITPLEVDVLFQLAGFMHADTGRVTYDDIELIAPHRPTKFLSRPLAEMKAVKSPAERGIGIQILESAYRFTLGSIAGAAGATVVYPIDLVKTRMQNQRTGSYIGELMYRNSFDCAKKVIRHEGFTGLYRGLIPQLVGVCPEKAIKLTMNDLVRDKFTNSKGEIPLWGEILAGGCAGASQVMFTNPLEIVKIRLQVAGEIAAVGRKVRALSVMKDLGITGLYKGARACFLRDIPFSAIYFPVYAHTKLKFADADGHNGAGSLLLSACIAGVPAAYLVTPADVIKTRLQVAAREGQTTYTGVLDACRKIWKEEGGAAFWKGGPGSCYHFGYISCGSGSNCP
- the LOC107457320 gene encoding calcium-binding mitochondrial carrier protein Aralar1 isoform X2; amino-acid sequence: MFTSVHRLVQNCFACLETMASTTSDVFADEKGSQYTRRADPEKLQEIFEKYASVKKGDDYFMTPDDFVRRFLGIYEEQNFNPKTVHLLGSILDTSKDGLISFLEFQAFEAVLCRPDALYITAFQLFDTNGSGSITLDEFEEIIKHTTLHEKIPFNFASEFLKLHFGADKNRELSYNEFTQLLHDFHEEHAIQAFRTYDKNKKGLISAMDFSNIMVSVKSHLLSEDVRRNLVAAAGGTAGHQVSFPYFMAFNTLLNNMELVKKVYLNFTKNNTNVEVTKEEFLYAAQQMSQITPLEVDVLFQLAGFMHADTGRVTYDDIELIAPHRPTKFLSRPLAEMKAVKSPAERGIGIQILESAYRFTLGSIAGAAGATVVYPIDLVKTRMQNQRTGSYIGELMYRNSFDCAKKVIRHEGFTGLYRGLIPQLVGVCPEKAIKLTMNDLVRDKFTNSKGEIPLWGEILAGGCAGASQVMFTNPLEIVKIRLQVAGEIAAVGRKVRALSVMKDLGITGLYKGARACFLRDIPFSAIYFPVYAHTKLKFADADGHNGAGSLLLSACIAGVPAAYLVTPADVIKTRLQVAAREGQTTYTGVLDACRKIWKEEGGAAFWKGGPGSCYHFGYISCGSGSNCP